CCTTCCTCCACTCCACCCCCCGAAAAACCCTTCCAACTTGGGACTCTTCTCCCTCAATCACCAGGATCTAAAATTTTTCCAGAAATAACTTTCTGCTTTTCTAGTATATTGTGAAGTCCAAAGTGCTAGCTCgccagttccacagagcctggaaaTAAACATGAAAGTAATCAGCCACCCCAGGACTAGGTTAAGCACCTCAACTCTCCAATTCccacaaaataagcaaaaagcaGTCTCAAGAGACCTGACAATGTCCACAAAATCAGCAAGAAGCAGTTACAAGAGACCTGATGACACCCCATTCCCACCTATTAAAGACCCCAAACTCCCCAAATTTGTATAATAAACCAAAGGGTGGAATGTTATGATTTTAACCAACCAGCATGGTTGGTATTTCTGAATTCCAGTGCCATGCATGTgtggacaagccctcaggcaaaaATACCTAGCCACCACGAGGACTTTAAAAGGCCCTGTGTGACCCACGTGTGGCATGGTTACATCACCTATATATGACTCAGCTACATAAGCCCTTGCATGCATGAGCTCTGTCACCTGCGTATGATGTAGCTGTCTtccccctgtgcacatgcactaggcagcctttaaaagttGGACACGCCATCTTCAGCTTTCTTTCTGCACATCGACATTACTGGGCCTGTACATATCTCCTCTCATAAAACTGTTAAGCAGGTGTGTTGCATGTTTAATGCTTCCTTCTCACTCTTGCCAGGTAATTTCAGATTCCATTATGCCAGTCAACATACTTAACTCCATATTTCACTACTTATTGAAGTGACTTATAAATAAGTGGGTAGATTATATGTACTAATAATGATTAGCTCCTAGTCACCAAGAATGAATCCAGATTGGATTCTATACTTCACACTTTCTGTGTCTTTCATCCTGTCTGTCTGCATGACTATGAATCTATGCCTCCTTGAAGACTGTCTTCCCGAAtctgtttgttcctgtctgtCCTTGTGTTAGTCTGTTAGGTGACTCTGTGTGTCTTTGAGTGAGTGGTGTCACTCAAAGCAGAAAATGTCACTCTATCTTCATTGAAAAGCAGAAAGCAACATATAGGTAAGGAATGAGCTACTTCACAGAAATCTTTAAGTTCGACCAGGAACTCTAACTGGCTCCAACTGGTCATAATTGATTCAGATAACAAATACATTACTTAGCAACTGATATCCGGAAAAGATCATTTCAACATTTATAGTACACTTTAACAAGTTGTTTTCAACTTCTGTATTTGCTGTTTTCAGCAAATGAAATACATGAGCTGTCTGGCTCAGGGGCATGTTAGAGTATAATTTAGATTGCAGCTATGTATTAGCTTAGGcagtaaaagaaaatccaaggAAAATAAATTACCACACAGTTCTCTTAACATTTCAAGAGCAGAAACATGAAACTAATTTTATGTTGAACATCCCatttaaaatgtgattatcttgGTTTTTAGAAAGGTAATCTTCATTTCCTTCAGGTTTCCTGATATTCTTGTAATTCTcaatttctgaatattttaaagatcaaAGATCACTATAACATTTGCTTAGATCTGCTACacatttgttttgaaatatataagTTCAGATGCAAACAGGGACTGCTATTTTGTTTCCTGGCCGTCCACACCCAAATAATCataaaaaactatattaattaaaacacagcttgatctattagctcaggcctcttattaactaacttttacatcttaaattaacccatttttattgatctatgtatcaccacaaggttgtggcctactggttaATTTTCCAGTGTCTGCCTCCTTCATGACTATcaaggaatacacctaagctattagCAAAACACAgttgtaatcaatatagtttgtgtgattatttgggtctcgGCAGCctgaaaatgaatgagcagtctctgtttacattcaGGTAAATGTATAGCTGAACAATTTCTGTACTAATAATGTTGTTAATTTTTGCCACTGGTTTCTCAAATTTACTAATCCTCTCATAATCTAAATCCCCATCAATTTCGGGATATTTAGTTTTCTAATCTGTCATAACAGCAAACCCCACACAGtacttatattatttataattgtttaatagttaataaattataattaatattgcaCCATTATATATGGTGGTTTTAAACAGCTCAAACGagactgtgtgtatatatgtatatatacatgtatatttatataaatacatatatttcccAGCTCCTATAATTCTTGAGTAAATTCAACTCCAATATTATTTTTCCCAATGCACGCCCCACAGTATCTTAAGTGAAAATATACCCATATGGCCAGTGTGAGTCCTGTTGGGCATTACTATGAATTGTGCTAATATTTTTTTCACTTCaatcattattaattatttttaattattttaaaaattaatatttttttcacttcaatcattattaattatttttaattattttaaaaatttaaaataaattcatgtgTATAGTGTTTgactgcatttatgtatgtgcacatcaTGCATTCTTGGttccaaaggccagaagaaagcacagaACCCCTTGGAACTAAAAAAAGTTTGTGAAGAggcatgtggttgatgggaacaGAACCCACATCCTCTGAAACAGCGGAGAATGTTCTTAACCTCATCTCCAGTCcccatttatttttgagacaggtttgcaAGTTCCCTAGGCTAGTCTCCATAACTTGCTCTGTGGCCAAGTATAACGTTGAATTCCTGACCCTTCTGCATACAATTTCTAAGTGCTCTTCTATGACTTCTTTAGCAaactttgctgctgctgctactgtagCCTGTCTCTCGTCATCTCATCCTGGCCTGttaaagaaaatagcaaatgTTTAGATTGACCAGGGTGGATTAGATGCTCCGCCATCATAAAGCAGATGACATTAACTGTTGAGAAAGAGTTAAAAAGGATGAAGTGGAAGAGGCCACTCTCTTGTTCAGTTTGGCAGCATCCAATTGGGCATTTGGCTTCATCTTTGAATCACagcaaaaaagaacaaagaacataAGAAAGGTAGGGAAGACTTTGCTCATTGTTTCTCACAGTGGCTTCATTCTcgggagatttatttttataacatccATTGGCTTATGAGTTGTAAAAGATAAATGCAAGCTAATGGATGTTGCAGGCTAATAGGATTTTCTGCTGTTCATAATCTTCCCAAGGAGACAAAGCATCCTGGAGACAGCTTGTGTTTCAGGAATCTTAATGTTACTGTTACACACCTTTTGATATTTTGTAATTTCATCCCTTCCACAATCTCTATACTTACAAGTTACAGAAGTAGTAGGAAACTCCTGGTAATTTCTCTTATACCTACTCAGCGTAATTCACCTTTGTGTTCAAGTCAATAACTGGGAGAACAAAACACCATTTACAAGCCAGTCATATTATACTCTAATCTGTTTCTGTGTATTTACTTTTTCAAtgtgaaaaacacagagaaaaagtgCTATACTTTAATAAGTTTTCTAAGAAGGATGTTAATTTCAGGTAAACTTTTAAAGGTTCAGCCATAGGTGTTACCTAGCAGATACACAATATAGTCACTTTGACAACCTATGAAGCCACAGAACAAggcatattatatttgtttattagtCTTCATTTTGGTTCTACCATATAAGTAAATGTGTcctataaattcttttttaaaattatttttatattatttgaaagtTCTATATATTGATACATGTTTTAACCATAGCCATCTATTACTACCACTCTCTAATTCTCCCCAATctcttctccccatcctcctcccgTCTTCAAGACTGCTTTCCTGATTTTTGATTTTAATAACCCCAAGTTTTATTAGTTCTGTCCATATGCACATGCTAACTTGGCAAGCTGACAAACtgcattataaatattttctattcctATAGACTTATGCTGCCTTCAACTTTGGTCAGAATAGCTTCTTTCTGCATTGCATAACAGTTAGTGTAAAGACCCATAACCGACCTAAGTGCTGATTATAAATACCTCTTGGGTGCTCATCTGAGGATAGGTCACCCATGTTCTAAGGACTCTTGACAAGTGCAAAAATCTCGAttaaaaggggcattcttggctGCCTAACAGtactgtgaaaataaaaaaaatgtttcttgatATTTATATCATAACTTAAAGACCCACGTACATTTGATTAGTAATATATACATGTCATGGGttacacatatttttctttttacatacatGAGATAGAAAATTGTTAATAagcaagaataaaagaaagatactGAGCTATATAATATGTCTTCTAGGGGTATACTGATTGCCAAAGTAGATACATTTTATAGCTGCTAGGCAACCTTTATAACAGAACCTTACAAACTTCTACCTGGAATGgaacatcttttttaaaactcttactaaagcttagcacttttttctctgtatttttcataataaaaaagtaaacacaTAGAAACATGGTAGGGTCTCGGATGATTATTACCAAATTTTATGCTCAAAGTTCCAGAAATTCTATAATCCTGTCTTCTTTCCATCAGACATTTCCTATCATCTTGAAGGAAAACATCTGTATGGAGAAACAGAAATGTGAAATAAGGTAATTTATTACATCCAGTGCCTATTACATCTCTGTACTCTTTATACCCAGTACAGAGCACTTTGATAAATCTGAACTTAAGGAACCTAGTCCTCTTGCTAGACTCAACCCCAAATTCCAGGATGTGATTACCTTGAGACCAGCTGTGATGTACAGATGAAAAATGATTTCacctatgaaaaaaaaacaaaagtcatgaTAGCGGTGACCTCCTCCAGATCAACGACAAAGCAGGTACTGGGCATCTGAAACCATTAGCTCATATCCTTTTGGGTGAGATActcttcctcacctcctcccaacTGTTCCCTCCCCTACTtcattcccttccccttccctacACACatatctctttcccttcttcctcccaattACTTCTTTCTcacccttttcttctcccttatCTAATTCCACTTTTCTTCCTCCCATgatctcctccttctctttcccattcCTCTCCAATATCTCCATTGATATCTTCCAGTTGAAGAATTATGATCTAGGAAATATATCACAATGTTAATAATCATATGTTTATTAAACAGTCAAAAGCTCAGTATCCTATACTTTTTATGATaaacaaattttataattaagaGAAATGGCAAGGTTTCATAGCATGGCATttatttgacatttattttaGGGTGCAATAAAAGAACATGAAAAATTACCAAATAATGTAACGAAAGACAAAGTagaacacattaaaataaaaatatggtttCATTAGTTTTCAATTACACAGTATACAATGAtgcaactttttaaaatactatattCAACACCTTAATCATAAATAATACTTTTTCTCATAGAACAATATGTCACATAAAGAAACTAATTTGGTACtgacagatatttttaaatatattttttcaagcAATTATATTTCACAATAGAATGTTTTAGTTAGTATTATTACTACATTTCTATGGCAAAGTAATGAAGGCACAACTAGCGCAAGCAGATTTGTCCTTAATCTTCTgtgctgaaaaaaagaaagagaaaacacatatACTTTGACATTTAAAGTTTTGCTTTTTCAGGCAAGAATTTGTCTAACAAGTTTGATGATTTGCACAGGTAATATCTAATAGGAACATGACAAAACGACTTCACAAAACCAACACTATAGCACCAAACAAAACATGCTTTGGAAAATTAACAGTAGTTTATCTCTTTTGAAGAATATTACAACAGGCAAGGTAGAATAACAGAGGCATAAGACACTATTTTAAGACAGTaccaggaaaaaggaaaacaccagACTATAAGAAGCAATAGTGTTCAGATTATAGGGCAAGTTTTGTCTTTTACAAGGTTAGGTAAATCTGTTTCATTTCTGCTTGCTTGACTTTTTAATGTTCTTGAAAAATCTTTCAGGTTGCCTTTTTCACTTGTAGTACTTCCTGTTTCCATAATCCCTGATATCATGGTAATAGGGATCATTGATTTCTCCTGTGAAATAATAGATTGATTTCAAGATAACATTATCATGCAAAATTTGACCAATTTCAAAGTCCTCATCAAGTATAGCATCTTCTCTTGGTTCCAGCTTCCCAATCAAAGGAATCTCAGGAGGactaaagaaattgaagaaggatGCATTAGGAACCACTCTTGGCTGGACTTCAGTTTCTCCAGTGGCAGCTGGGCGACTCCGGGTAGTTTTCACTGTAACATCTTTTCCTCGTCTCCAATCTATTTTGCAGCCTTTGCACTCTTCAATTTCCCATCCCCAAGCAAAGAAAGGGTCATAGTGATCTGGTTTCGACcttattatgtatgttttcacaAGGAACTCATTTCTGAAGTATGGGTTAGGCAAGAAGTGAAATTCAAAAGTGTAACTTATAGGCTGGCCAGGATTTGAGAACTTCAGGCTAACATCAGATAAGAACTTCAAAATGGGCTCATCATATTTCTGAATCATAGGCCCAAGCTTATCAACATTCTTTAAAACAGTCAGCCAGTAGTCAGGAATGCCTTTAGGATCTTCTCTCTTAGGTTTTCTCTTTCGAGCCCTTTTAACATTACTTCCTTCTTCAGGCCTTGTCTCAGGAACTCTTTTTTGAGCCTCTCTTACTGGAGCCCTTGCTTTAGATTCTTCTGTAGGCTGATCCTTATTTTCTGCATTTGCCTGGGGAACTTCTTTGgggtcttctttttcttcaggaGTTATCTCTATACAATCTGTAGAGTCTGCCTTTTCTTCAAACTTTACCTCAGGAATTTCTTCAGAGGCTTCCTTTTCTTCAAACTTTACCTCAGGAATTTCTTCAGAGGCTTCCTTTTCGTCAGCCTTTACCTCAAGGATTTCTTCAGTGGCTTCCTTTTCTTGAACTTCTTCAGGTACCTCTtttggaatttctttttcttcagttttcaccTCAGGAATTTCTTTAGGAGCTTTGTTTTCTTCAACTTTTGCCGCAGGAACTTCTTTTGGaacatccttttcttcttcctgtacttcagttttttctttacagctttcttcttcttcctcaccctctaAGGGTGGCATTTCATTAGGTGTGTCATCCTGCATTTCCTCATCGCCACTGAACTCTTCTTCTGAATTCCACTCACATTCTTCTTCTGTAGGCTCATATTCTGCATTTATGATCTGAAAACGCTTATCATAAAGAGGCTTATTGAGCTCAGCATATTTTCTTTCAAGATCATGAATTGCCCTTAAAAACAAGGTGTCTACCTTGTCACACTCATTCTGAATATTTCGGAGTGCCTGCACCCGATTTCTCACTGCCTGAGGCAGCTTATCCATAAAATGTTTCCCGGAGGGATGCCGCTGGGCCCTTCTGGAAGGCTCAGGTACCCTCTTCTTTCGGAATACTTGACTGCCACTGCTGCTGCTACTACTGCtactgctgccgctgctgctactgctgctgctgctgctgctgttgctgctgctgctgctgctgcaactAGAGGTACTGCTAGAGCTATTGCTGTCAGATTCTTCCCCAGAATCACTAGCTGAGCTAGCCATCACCTCTTCAGCAACCCCATGGGCGGCAGGTTCTGTGATCATTTTAGGATCCGCTTCTGCCATGCTGCTAGTCCCGCACACCTCTTTAAAGTGGTGACAACAGAGATCGCACACCCAGAGATGGGCAGAAAAGACTCACGGACGCTCTGAAGGCTGCTCCGAAGGCCCGGGCGGaggcggaggcggcggcggcggcggcggcggcggcggcggcggcggcggcggcggcagagACGAGCGACAGGCTACCGGCAGCAACAAGGCCTGCAGTGACTGCGGCGGTGGCGTGGCCGGGGCAGGGCCACGGAGGCGGCGTGCAGGAAGCCGCGGCAGCGGAAGCCGGCCCGGAACCTTGGCGACAAGGACTGTTCAGCCGCAATAAACCGGGGCCGAGACGTGCTGCAGTCGAATGGCGCAGTACCGA
The sequence above is a segment of the Chionomys nivalis chromosome X, mChiNiv1.1, whole genome shotgun sequence genome. Coding sequences within it:
- the Nap1l3 gene encoding nucleosome assembly protein 1-like 3 → MAEADPKMITEPAAHGVAEEVMASSASDSGEESDSNSSSSTSSCSSSSSSNSSSSSSSSSSGSSSSSSSSSGSQVFRKKRVPEPSRRAQRHPSGKHFMDKLPQAVRNRVQALRNIQNECDKVDTLFLRAIHDLERKYAELNKPLYDKRFQIINAEYEPTEEECEWNSEEEFSGDEEMQDDTPNEMPPLEGEEEEESCKEKTEVQEEEKDVPKEVPAAKVEENKAPKEIPEVKTEEKEIPKEVPEEVQEKEATEEILEVKADEKEASEEIPEVKFEEKEASEEIPEVKFEEKADSTDCIEITPEEKEDPKEVPQANAENKDQPTEESKARAPVREAQKRVPETRPEEGSNVKRARKRKPKREDPKGIPDYWLTVLKNVDKLGPMIQKYDEPILKFLSDVSLKFSNPGQPISYTFEFHFLPNPYFRNEFLVKTYIIRSKPDHYDPFFAWGWEIEECKGCKIDWRRGKDVTVKTTRSRPAATGETEVQPRVVPNASFFNFFSPPEIPLIGKLEPREDAILDEDFEIGQILHDNVILKSIYYFTGEINDPYYHDIRDYGNRKYYK